One window from the genome of Salisaeta longa DSM 21114 encodes:
- a CDS encoding glycosyltransferase family 2 protein, producing MSHSVQVLMSTYNGEKYVGEQIESILAQDHSDVRLLIRDDGSSDNTISILREYTSEHENIELINGKNLGVVDSFFQLLKTADEVDYYAFSDQDDIWKSNKISRAVRYLEDMKGTNDEPLLYFAKQEYVDEELATIGYSDTPRYIGLKNALVQNVAIGCTTVINRSARDLVNRHQPEYAIMHDWWIYLTVAAMGRVIYDSEPTMKYRQHGNNTLGATASVIERLRRRFKRFLTRNWKNDVFRPRDQAEEFLSCFRSELDTVDCQLVERFVRSKEGSLSRFFYSLKPDVQRNRLVDNLILRFMIIMNRY from the coding sequence ATGAGTCATTCTGTTCAAGTACTGATGTCAACGTACAACGGCGAAAAGTACGTAGGCGAGCAAATCGAAAGCATCCTGGCACAAGATCATTCCGATGTGCGCCTCTTGATTCGTGATGACGGATCGAGTGACAACACGATATCAATTCTGCGCGAGTATACATCTGAGCACGAAAACATTGAGTTAATTAATGGAAAAAACTTAGGTGTTGTTGATAGCTTTTTCCAACTGTTAAAAACTGCCGACGAAGTTGATTATTACGCCTTCAGTGATCAGGACGATATATGGAAGTCAAATAAAATTAGTCGTGCAGTAAGATATTTGGAAGATATGAAAGGCACGAACGACGAGCCCCTTTTATACTTTGCCAAGCAGGAGTACGTGGATGAAGAGCTCGCCACAATCGGCTACTCTGATACACCCCGTTACATTGGTCTAAAAAATGCACTTGTTCAAAATGTAGCAATTGGATGCACAACGGTGATTAATCGGAGTGCGCGTGATCTCGTGAACCGTCACCAGCCCGAATATGCAATCATGCATGACTGGTGGATTTATCTGACCGTAGCGGCTATGGGACGAGTGATATACGACTCTGAACCCACGATGAAGTACCGTCAACATGGCAACAACACCTTAGGGGCGACAGCGAGCGTAATTGAGCGGCTTCGGAGACGGTTCAAGCGTTTTCTGACCCGAAACTGGAAAAATGATGTCTTTCGCCCACGCGACCAGGCGGAAGAGTTCTTGTCATGTTTTAGAAGTGAGTTAGATACAGTGGATTGTCAGTTAGTGGAGCGGTTTGTGAGGTCTAAGGAGGGATCGCTGTCCCGTTTCTTTTACTCCCTTAAACCCGATGTTCAGCGTAATCGTCTGGTTGATAATTTGATTCTCCGCTTCATGATCATCATGAATCGTTATTAA
- a CDS encoding glycosyltransferase family 4 protein: MNTKNVLLVANWDWVIYNFRMALAASLKQQGYDVTLISPYGKYVDELEADGFRWIEWPLERRSLNLFAELNAIWKLAQIYEQESPDLIHHDTIKPNLYGALAAQINTWRGVWEEPPQLLNSFMGIGFLFSQRPEAKLLRALMLPVMRFAMRRNHVFTTFSNKVDQNTFLQQYLVKSERTRVMISEFVNTERFQARPNGKSDEEDLVVLMAARLLWDKGVQEFVSAAQTLHEDGVPVEFWLAGEPDTETPGFVPEDQLREWDQSGIINWLGYCSDMPDLLNRADIAVLPTHYNEGLPRFLVEAAATGLPLVATDIEACRRVVEAGKNGFVIPKRSPEHLAEAVEKLVRNPTLRKTMGTASRKKAIDEFAEREVVEEWLDLYDYLLSEQ, from the coding sequence ATGAATACTAAGAACGTACTTTTAGTCGCCAACTGGGACTGGGTAATTTATAATTTTCGGATGGCATTAGCTGCTTCCCTTAAGCAGCAAGGATACGATGTTACACTCATCTCTCCCTATGGTAAATATGTCGACGAATTGGAAGCAGACGGCTTTCGATGGATTGAATGGCCGCTTGAGCGACGTAGCCTGAACCTGTTTGCGGAGCTGAACGCCATCTGGAAGCTGGCACAAATTTACGAACAGGAATCTCCCGATCTCATCCATCATGACACGATTAAGCCCAATCTTTACGGAGCGCTCGCCGCACAGATAAATACGTGGCGAGGTGTGTGGGAAGAGCCTCCGCAACTTCTCAATTCATTCATGGGAATCGGGTTTCTATTTTCTCAGCGGCCTGAGGCGAAGCTACTTCGCGCGCTCATGCTTCCTGTTATGCGATTTGCCATGCGGCGCAATCATGTCTTCACCACTTTCTCCAATAAGGTAGACCAGAATACATTTCTGCAGCAATATCTGGTTAAATCGGAGCGCACCCGAGTGATGATCAGCGAGTTCGTCAACACGGAGCGGTTCCAGGCTCGTCCGAACGGCAAATCCGATGAAGAGGATCTTGTTGTGCTTATGGCCGCCCGTCTTCTTTGGGATAAAGGGGTGCAGGAGTTTGTGTCGGCAGCGCAAACACTGCATGAGGACGGCGTTCCCGTGGAGTTCTGGCTGGCGGGAGAGCCAGACACCGAGACACCGGGATTCGTGCCTGAGGATCAATTGCGAGAGTGGGATCAGTCGGGGATCATCAACTGGCTCGGCTACTGCTCCGACATGCCCGATCTGTTAAACCGCGCTGATATAGCGGTGCTGCCCACTCACTACAATGAAGGGCTCCCTCGATTTTTGGTGGAGGCAGCAGCAACGGGCTTGCCACTTGTGGCAACAGATATTGAAGCGTGCCGCCGCGTGGTGGAAGCTGGAAAGAATGGCTTTGTCATCCCGAAGCGCAGTCCTGAGCATCTGGCAGAGGCCGTAGAAAAGCTTGTCCGAAATCCAACATTGCGTAAGACAATGGGGACAGCGAGCCGGAAAAAAGCAATCGACGAATTTGCGGAGCGAGAAGTCGTCGAAGAGTGGCTCGATTTGTATGATTATTTGCTTTCAGAGCAGTAA